A window of Oryza glaberrima chromosome 2, OglaRS2, whole genome shotgun sequence genomic DNA:
AACTCACCTAGATTGCTGATAGACAGTTGGAACCTGCATCTTAACTAAATCAAACATGTAAGGCATATTGGCATTTTGGCGCAGTAGAACTATGAAATAAAATGGCACATGGATGCCTGGGTGGGAATAGCAAGTCTCCCATGTTTcatattccctctgtcccaaaatgtaagcatttctaGAGGCTTTCACGGAAAGAAATTAAGTAGTAGGATTGAATGGTGGCAATACTTTGGGACAAATTTTGTAATCAAGAAATAGCTACAGTTTGGGGATTGAGGGAGTATACAGCTATTGAAGccaaaaatattaatatttagaACCTATATATATCATCAAAGAATAAATAATGATGACTGACATGTGAGGTCttacaaccaaaattcaaacatCATGACACAATACTTTGGTGAGATGTGACGAAATGTATACACTTCACCATGTACATATATTACATATTCAGGGATAGttgtttatttaattatttatcagTACAGATGGAAAAAGAAACAGTTGTGTTCAGAAGAAATTTTCAATATGCACTGCAGGGACAATGATTTGATTAAGTATCAAAGTAGCACGTATATCCTCAAGAATTCACTTTgatttaaaatatcataattcAGAGCTGGTTGTCCACTAAGAGGACTTCAAAAGTGCAGGCTAATAATATAGTCTTGGAGCTTCGGACAATTAAGAGTGAAACAACTCTAGGCCCAACGAAGAGTAAAAAATCTGAAGGTCTTGAGTTTTTGTGTTTCTCTCTACTATTACTCTGTTTAATGTGTACAGTGCAACTCTAACTCTTGGCACAGAACGAGTCATGCGTTTTATACATGAAAGTTTTCACTTCTAACTCACAAAATTTTACACATCTATAAACTATTAAAGTGTCTGTGTCTATTATGTTGAAGCTATGAGAACAACCCATTGTACAGGGAAGGCATACACATTAGCTAAAGCATAGTACTAGTTCCACCATTTATGTGGTAAGAAGAATATGAAACTATgacataaatataatatatatattctgcTTGTGGTAGAAAGCACCAAATTCATTGAAAACATCCAGAACTCACCTGCAATTGTCGAGGTTCATCTTTTTCTTGGCAAGTAAATCCTTGAGTCGGCCAGGTGTAGCCACCACAATATGTACTCCCTTCTTGACCACATCCAGCTGCGCCCTCATATCGACACCCCCAATGCAAAGCAACGGGCGTATCTCCGGGTACCCAGCCTCCTTAAGTGGAACAAGGAACTGCTCAATGACATCGTACGTTTGCTTGGCCAGCTCTCGCGATGGACAGATGATCATCCCAAATGGCCCTTCACCCGGCACGATTGGCATCATCATCTCCTCCTGTAATGCCACCATGATGAGCGGCAGCACAAACACCAACGTCTTCCCGGACCCTGTGAAGGCAATGCCAATCATGTCGCGCCCGGAGAGCACCACGGGCAATCCCTGCACCTGGATGGGAGTGGGCTGGACGATGCCCTTCTCGCGGAGCTTGCGCAGCATGGGCTCGGGCAGGCGGAGGTCGCGGAAGTcccgagcgggcggcggcacgtCGTCCCCGTCCACGAGGATGTGCCACTTGCggcggagctcgtcggcctTGGCGCGCGGcatgcggcggaggcggagcggcggcttcCACCCCGTCTTGAGCGGGTCGGAGTAGGTGATCCCCTTGGCGAGCTCGCGCACCGACATGAGCGTCTTGCGGTCGGAGAGGTGCTCGATCATCTCCTTCTCCTGCATGATGAGCTGCTCCGTGTGGGTCACCTCCGGCGCGGCCCGCTTGAGCTGCGTCGCCTTGACGAGGAGGCTGGGCTTCGCGGAGGCTtcgaggccgccaccgccaccgccggctgaGGGCTGgttcggcggcgggggagggggaggcgggagATCCGAGGCGGCctccgcggcggaggaggatgggggCGCGGGCttggagaggcggaggcggcggaggcggtcggCCTCCATGGCCCGGCGCTTGGCGACGGGGATGTACTCCTCGTAGTTGTCTTCGTCAtcggagttggcggcggcggcggtcgccggcgaggaggccgtggcggcggccatggcgggggGATTAGGGTTTGGAGAGGGAGGCGGAGATGGGGAATTCGCGAGGAGGAAGAATCGACTTGATCCGAtcgggtatttttttttctttttctttttcgtttttttcttctgtCGAGATTGAGAGCTGAGACGCGTATCGATTTACCGACATGAGATCGTGATGGAGATTGGGCCGTAAGAGCTGGATCCTGGCCCATAACTACATGGGCCTCAATCTCAACCCAGGCTGAATATACAGCCCAATAACCCATCTTGTGTTGTACTccatccataaaaaaacaatatatcaTCCAAtattatattgattttttttttttgacgaggGAGTAAGTAATTGTCTGCTTTGTTTAATGATAATGTCTTGAATGTGTGACTTTGACTTTCATTTGTAAGGTAAAATAATTACTTTCTCCTTTTGCATTTATTTGGCATTATTGGCTTTTTCATTGTTTTCCCTTTGACcactaaacatttaaaaaagattaatatgtgatGAATGAAATACTATTTCTATGTTTA
This region includes:
- the LOC127763322 gene encoding DEAD-box ATP-dependent RNA helicase 35A — protein: MAAATASSPATAAAANSDDEDNYEEYIPVAKRRAMEADRLRRLRLSKPAPPSSSAAEAASDLPPPPPPPPNQPSAGGGGGGLEASAKPSLLVKATQLKRAAPEVTHTEQLIMQEKEMIEHLSDRKTLMSVRELAKGITYSDPLKTGWKPPLRLRRMPRAKADELRRKWHILVDGDDVPPPARDFRDLRLPEPMLRKLREKGIVQPTPIQVQGLPVVLSGRDMIGIAFTGSGKTLVFVLPLIMVALQEEMMMPIVPGEGPFGMIICPSRELAKQTYDVIEQFLVPLKEAGYPEIRPLLCIGGVDMRAQLDVVKKGVHIVVATPGRLKDLLAKKKMNLDNCRYLTLDEADRLVDLGFEDDIREVFDHFKAQRQTLLFSATMPKKIQNFAKSALVKPVIVNVGRAGAANLDVIQEVEYVKEDARIIYLLECLQKTPPPVLVFCENKADVDYIHEYLLLKGVEAVAIHGGKDQEERENAIEFFKNGKKDVLVATDVASKGLDFPDIQHVINYDMPAEIENYVHRIGRTGRCGKTGIATTFINKNQTETTLLDLKHLLKEAKQRIPPVLAELNDPLEDEETMAKESGVKGCAYCGGLGHRVTDCPKLEHQKSMAIAGSRRDYYGGGGYRGEI